The Pantoea vagans genome contains the following window.
ACACGACAAAAACAAAAAAACCGCCCTTAGGCGGTCACGACATTACTGCATATTGCTTTGATTTTATTTGGTTTTAGGTCTAGCTAAATATGGTGCCCGGGGCGGGACTTGAACCCGCACAGCCATAAGCCGAGGGATTTTAAATCCCTTGTGTCTACCGATTTCACCACCCGGGCAGGGTGTAAATTGGAGGCGCGTCCCGGAGTCGAACCGAGGTAGACGGATTTGCAATCCGTTGCATGGCCACTCTGCCAACGCGCCTTTATTCTGATATGTCACCCGTTAAAAACAGGTCACTAAATTTGGAGCGGGAAACGAGACTCGAACTCGCGACCCCGACCTTGGCAAGGTCGTGCTCTACCAACTGAGCTATTCCCGCATAATCTTCGTATTTGAGTCGCTAACTGCGTTGGCTGCTTTCACTCAACCAGGTCACTTACTGATGTAAGTGACATGGTACTCGCTCAATTGCCGCCTTGCTGCAAACTGAAATACTCGATTCTGTACTTCGTTCCTTACCGAACTCACTGATTTCACTCAGCTTCTTGCAGACTCGCTGCCGTTCGATGCGATGCATTCTACTTATCTGACGCAATGAGTCAACAGAATTATCCACGCAGTGCGTCCGTTTGCTGCTTTTTGAATCGTATCGATCAGCTATCGAGCAAATCGCCGCGTGCTGCGCTCAAATACTGGAACATTGACCAGAAGGTCAGCACCGCTGCGATATACAACGCCACCACACCAACACCCACGACAGTGGCATCCGGGCGCCATAACAGGACAAACAGTGAGAACATCTGCGCAGTGGTTTTGACTTTACCAATCCATGACACGGCAACGCTGCTGCGTTTACCAATCTCCGCCATCCACTCACGTAAGGCAGAGATAATGATTTCACGCGCAATCATGGTGGCAGCAGGTAAGGTAATCCACCAGGCGTGAAAATGTTCCGCCACCAGCACCAGAGCAATCGCCACCATCACTTTATCAGCGACAGGGTCAAGGAACGCGCCAAAACGCGTGGTCTGCTTCCAGCGACGGGCAAGGAAGCCATCAAACCAGTCAGTTATCGCGGCAATCACAAATATCAGCGCGGTGACAAAAGGCGCCCAGTGAAATGGCAGATAGAATGCCAGCACGAAGAAAGGAATCAGTACAACTCGAAACAGGGTAAGACACGTCGGAATGTTAAATTGCATATGCCAGTAACTGTCTGGTGTGGGTAGGATTTAACGTATGTTCCTACATTGCCCCCCCTGTTTCAACGTTAGTGTTTCAGCGAGTGGTATATTTTTTCCGCCAGTGCAAAGGAAATCCCAGGTACTTTCGCTATCTCATCAACGCTGGCATTCATCAGCGGTTGCAGGCCACCCATGTACTTAAGCAGCTGTTGACGCCGTTTTGGCCCTACGCCTTCTATGCTTTCCAGTGCACTGGTGTTCTTCACTTTCGCGCGTTTTTTCCGGTGCCCTGAAATTGCATGATTGTGAGAGTCATCACGAATGTGTTGAATGACATGCAGTGCTGGCGAATCCGGCGGCAGGGAGACGCCCTCTCCTTCCGCTTCGAAAAACAGAGTTTCCAGCCCGGCTTTGCGATCGCTACCTTTTGCCACGCCCAGCAGAATGGGTCGATCTTTATCCCATGGCACAT
Protein-coding sequences here:
- the pgsA gene encoding CDP-diacylglycerol--glycerol-3-phosphate 3-phosphatidyltransferase, giving the protein MQFNIPTCLTLFRVVLIPFFVLAFYLPFHWAPFVTALIFVIAAITDWFDGFLARRWKQTTRFGAFLDPVADKVMVAIALVLVAEHFHAWWITLPAATMIAREIIISALREWMAEIGKRSSVAVSWIGKVKTTAQMFSLFVLLWRPDATVVGVGVVALYIAAVLTFWSMFQYLSAARGDLLDS